The sequence GGTTCGCCAGGTCCGCGCCCGAAAACCCGGGCGTCTGGCGCGCCAGTGAATTCAGGTCCGCCTCTTTGGCGAGCTTCACGTTCTTCGTATGGACTTTGAGTATCGCCTCACGGCCTATTATGTCGGGCCTGTCTATCACGATCTGGCGGTCGAACCTGCCGGGGCGAAGCAGTGCCGGGTCGAGGACGTCGGGCCTGTTGGTGGCGGCGATCAGTATGACCCCCTCCTGCGTATTGAACCCGTCCATCTCCACAAGGAGCGCGTTCAGCGTCTGCTCCCTCTCATCGTGGCCTCCGCCTATCCCCGCGAACCGCTGGCGGCCGACGGCATCTATCTCGTCGATGAATATTATGGCGCCGCGCCCCGACTGCTTTGCGGAGCGTTTCGCCTGGTCAAAGAGATCGCGCACCCTGGATGCGCCCACGCCGACGAACATCTCGACGAAATCGGAACCGGATATCGAAAGGAACGGCACGTTCGCTTCGCCCGCGACGGCCTTGGCCAATAACGTCTTACCTGTGCCGGGCGGCCCCATCAGCAGGACTCCCTTGGGTATCTTGCCCCCCAGGCGCTGGAACTTCTTGGGGTCTTTCAGGAACTCGATGACCTCCTTCAGCTCCTCCTTGGCCTCATCTACTCCTGCGACGTCCTCGAAAGTCACCTTCTGCTGCCCGTCCGAAGCGAGCGTCGCGCGCGACTTCCCGAAAGCCCATATACGCCCGCCTCCGCCGGCGCCCCCTCCGCGATATACGAATATCCATAGGAAGAGTATGAAAAGGATCATCGGCCCCAGCGAATAGAAGAGGTTCACCCAGAGCGTCTTCGGCGGCCTTATCTCGAACTCCTTAACATTCTCGCGCAGGAGCCGTATCAGGTCCTGGTCGGCTTCCGGGATGTTAACGACGAATTTGCCGCCGTCGGAGAGCTCTCCCTTGATCACATTATCGGTCTTTATACATGACACTATGCGCTTCGTGACCGGGTTCTCTTTTACTATATCGAAGAATTTCGAATACCCGATATCCTGCGTCGGCTTTTCTACCCCCTGCCCGCCGGCCCTGAAAAGATAGACGATGCCCAGCACTATGAGGAACCATATGACGAGGTTCGACCCGTTCTTCACGGGTTTCTGCTGTTTCTTTTTCCTGTTATTCTTTTGCATATTCTCCTTAAATCCGTTATTTGGTTTATATTACCAAAATAATAATATGGAAGC is a genomic window of Candidatus Omnitrophota bacterium containing:
- the ftsH gene encoding ATP-dependent zinc metalloprotease FtsH; its protein translation is MQKNNRKKKQQKPVKNGSNLVIWFLIVLGIVYLFRAGGQGVEKPTQDIGYSKFFDIVKENPVTKRIVSCIKTDNVIKGELSDGGKFVVNIPEADQDLIRLLRENVKEFEIRPPKTLWVNLFYSLGPMILFILFLWIFVYRGGGAGGGGRIWAFGKSRATLASDGQQKVTFEDVAGVDEAKEELKEVIEFLKDPKKFQRLGGKIPKGVLLMGPPGTGKTLLAKAVAGEANVPFLSISGSDFVEMFVGVGASRVRDLFDQAKRSAKQSGRGAIIFIDEIDAVGRQRFAGIGGGHDEREQTLNALLVEMDGFNTQEGVILIAATNRPDVLDPALLRPGRFDRQIVIDRPDIIGREAILKVHTKNVKLAKEADLNSLARQTPGFSGADLANLVNEAALLAARRNKESVTMEELNESIERVMAGPERKSKVISKQEKAIISYHESGHALLALVIPGADPLHKVSILPRGMALGYTIRLPTEDRYIVTKEELLGRITGILGGRASEEIVFNELSTGAQNDLEVSTAIARKMVTRFGMSEKMGHLTFGHREEQIFLGRDLIEERNYSDQTALLIDQEVRRIIDECYTRAKNELVKHRDRLKLLAERLLEKEVLEVDEVRVLLGFARDEKGGAGNGEGKPPTNTANS